From a region of the Daphnia pulicaria isolate SC F1-1A chromosome 1, SC_F0-13Bv2, whole genome shotgun sequence genome:
- the LOC124325393 gene encoding troponin C-like, translated as MDGDDEKTQMLKKAFAMFDQGKTGFIETNRVAAILNTMGQQFDANELAVTIEETDKDKTGKLTFEAFYSIAANFLEDEDDEAMQNELKEAFRLYDKEGNGYITTAVLREILGALDDKLTSDDLDGIIEEIDEDGSGTIDFDEFMEMMTG; from the exons TGCTCAAGAAGGCCTTCGCCATGTTCGATCAGGGCAAAACTGGGTTTATTGAAACAAATCGAGTAGCAGCTATCTTGAACACCATGGGGCAGCAATTCGACGCCAACGAGTTGGCAGTTACCATTGAAGAAACCGACAAAGACA AGACTGGAAAACTGACGTTTGAAGCTTTTTATTCTATCGCTGCCAACTTCTTGGAAGATGAAGACGATGAAGCCATGCAGAATGAGCTGAAAGAAGCTTTCCGTCTTTACGACAAAGAAG GTAACGGTTACATTACGACAGCTGTTTTGCGAGAAATTTTGGGCGCCTTAGACGATAAGTTAACCTCAGACGATTTAGATGGCATCATTGAGGAGATCGATGAGGATGGTTCCGGAACTATTGATTTTGATG AATTCATGGAGATGATGACTGGATAA